From Arachis stenosperma cultivar V10309 chromosome 2, arast.V10309.gnm1.PFL2, whole genome shotgun sequence, one genomic window encodes:
- the LOC130963538 gene encoding uncharacterized protein LOC130963538, with translation MPCRHAVAAMYKIGLKLEEFMHKWLTMESIRATYKHCIKPVNSEEYWIPSTAVPCNLPPIKRYAHRPKMKRKVDPIEKEMHSNKANKTFEVTCSKCGQTRYYCKTCKNEAKDPNWTPITKKERRAAKLQIVVTNVPS, from the coding sequence ATGCCTTGCAGGCATGCCGTTGCAGCCATGTACAAGATTGGGTTGAAGCTAGAGGAGTTTATGCATAAGTGGCTGACAATGGAATCCATTAGGGCCACTTACAAACATTGCATCAAACCTGTGAACAGTGAAGAGTACTGGATTCCATCAACTGCAGTACCATGTAATCTTCCACCAATAAAGAGATATGCACACCGCCCAAAAATGAAGAGGAAGGTGGATCCAATTGAGAAAGAAATGCATTCGAACAAGGCAAATAAGACTTTTGAAGTCACATGCAGTAAGTGTGGCCAAACTAGGTATTATTGCAAGACCTGCAAAAATGAAGCTAAGGACCCAAACTGGACACCCATAACCAAGAAAGAGAGAAGGGCTGCTAAGTTGCAGATTGTAGTCACCAATGTCCCTAGCTAG